Part of the Chlamydia muridarum str. Nigg genome is shown below.
AATATGATAGTTAACAACAAAGTATCAAATAGGCTTCCAGTAACACAAGAGCACCAAACACCAAGTCCCAATTCTATGACCAAAGTAAATACAATGGCACTATAACAAAAGAATTTCGAAAAACTTCTAAAGAAAAAAGCTGCTCTCGAAATATTTTGAGCACGTAAAAACTCAAAATGCGGGATAAACGCAAGCCCAAGAATAGGACCACCCAAAAGTTTTCTTAAAAAAAAGATTGTCCGAAAAGCTAACCAAAAAGAAGCCACCAAAGGATCGGCTCCGAAATAGGTAGCCATAACAATCTCGCGTAACATCCCGGTAAGACGGCTAAAAAATGTTCCGGACAGCAAATTAAACAACGATCGCACTAGCGATCCTTCATCGTCTTTGCTCATTACTCCTCTCTTTCTGTTGCTTTTAAGCTTTTTCAAGCTATTTTTACTAAATAACGGCTAGCAATATTTTTCTGATAATGCAATAACTCCCACTATTCTCGCTATTTATAGTTTCTTTAATCGAGAGCCTCTGGCAATCTTCTTTTATCACAAATGATTGGATAGAGCACCGAGCAATGTTTGTACTCCCCCCCCCACAAGAACCTCTTTTAGGAGCCCACACGTCAGCTGCTGGAGGACTCCATAACGCGCTTTATGAAGGACGAGACATCGGAGCTACCACTATTCAGCTGTTTACTGCCAACCAACGCCAGTGGAAAAGGCGTTCTCTAACTCAGAATATGATTGAACAATTCCAAACAGCTTTAGATGAGACCTCTTTGTCCTACATAATGAGTCATGCAGGATATTTAAATAATCCTGGAGCTCCCAATCCTGAGATACTAGAGAAGACGCGCATTTGCATGTATCAAGAAATAGCTGATTGCATCGCGCTAGGTATTTCTTTCGTTAACTTTCATCCAGGAGCCGCTCTTTCTGATTCGAAAGAAAGCTGCCTAGATAGAGCGATTACTAGTTTTTCACAAATGGCACCGCTTTTCGAAACAAATCCCCCACTTGTTGTTCTCCTTGAAACTACTGCGGGCCAAGGCTCCTTAATAGGAAGCTCTTTCGAAGAACTGGCTTATCTGATTCAAGGAATCAAAGCTCATATACCCGTAGGAGTTTGTTTAGACACCTGCCATATCTTTGCCGCTGGGTATGATATCTCTTCCCCCGAAGGGTGGGAACAAGTGTTAAAACATTTTGACGAAGTAATTGGGCTTTCTTTTTTACGAGCCATCCATTTGAATGACTCTATTTTTCCTCTTGGAAAGAATAAGGATCGCCATGCCCCTATCGGAGAAGGTTGTATAGGTTCAGAAAGCTTTTGCTTTCTTATGCGAGATGAACGTACACGCAAGCTTCCAAAGTATCTAGAGACTCCAGGAGGTCCCGATTTATGGACAAAAGAGATTCGCTATCTACAGAAGGTTAGCTAAAATTAGCTAACCTCTTAAAAACCCATTCTTTTTACAAGCAAGAAAAAGCCCCGCAAAAGCGGGGCAATCAAAAACCTTACCGTTTCAATTCACATGAACTTATGTTCTGTGAGACAAGAATTCGCAAATAACAGAAACGTTCACAGGCAAAGGAAGTTGGGAAGAAATCTGATCCAACTCCGGAGACACAACTAACTCTCCTTTGAAAGCAGCCTTATCGAGAGACAAGTATGCTGGAAGAGAGCTTTGATCCTTGTTCTCTAAGGATTCTGTCACTATCGCCAATCGTCTAGATTTTTCCTTCAAAGAGATTTGCATACCAGGACGAACGAAGAAGGACCGTCTATCTACCTTCTTCCCGTTTACCAAAACATGCCCGTGAGAGACTAATTGCTGAGCTGCAAAAATAGTTTTTGCAAATCCTAATCGGTAAACGATGTTGTCCAAACGGCACTCAAATTTTTCAAGAAACATCTGAGCAACATTGCCTTGCTTATGTACAACCTCTTTGTAAGCCTTAACCAATTGCTTCTCTAAGATCATTCCGTAGCAAGCTTTTAATTTTTGTTTTTCTTCTAACTGTAAGCCGTAGTCAGATTTCTTTTTTCTTTGCATGCCGTGCTGACCCGGAGGATTGGGCTTTCTCAGCAAAGGGTTACGACCTCTCCCAAAGATGTTAGCTCCAAAACGTCTCGCTATTCTGTTTTTAGGGCCACAATATCTCGCCATGTTCAGTCCTTATTTTATTCCTTAAAAAACATCGCCTCGCTTATTTTCCTGGGAGACGTTGTTGAACGCGAGTTTCCCGCGCTTGACAAAATACAAAAAAGCATTCTAGTTCTATTTCCAATTTTCTACAACGGATTTCCTAGATTCTTAGCCCTTAAAAAAACTCTTCTTATTTAAAAAATCCAAAATAGGTCAATTAACTAGCTTTTGTTTAGAAAGATGTTGGAAATGGTTTCTTTTTATTTCTTCATTAAAACCCTTTGATCTATTCCCACCATCTCGTATACTTTCTTTCAGCTTGCTAAAAAACTTTTTAAATAAACTTTCAAGCTTCTTGATTTTAATCGTAGGACAAGTTTTCAGCATATATAGGATATCTTCATGGAAAAGAATTATTATGCTTTAGCGTATTATTACTTTGGTCCCGTAAGCAACCCTCATGAAGAAATTGCTTTACACAAGCAATTATTCAAAACCATGGATGTTTCTTGCCGGATTTATATCTCTGAGGAAGGGATTAACGGCCAGTTTAGTGGTTATCAACCGGATGCAGAGCGCTATATGGCGTGGCTGAAACAGCGCCCAGACTTCGCTACTGTAAAATTCAAAATTCATCATATTAAAGAAAATGTGTTCCCACGAGTTACGGTGAAATATCGTAAAGAGCTTGTTGCCCTAGGATGCTCTGTTGATACAAGCAAGCAAGGAAAACACATTTCTCCTGAAGAGTGGCATGAAAAACTTCAAGAGAATCGTTGCTTAGTTTTGGATGTTCGAAATAATTATGAATGGAAAATCGGTCACTTTGAGAATGCGGTTCTCCCTGAC
Proteins encoded:
- the rpsD gene encoding 30S ribosomal protein S4 — translated: MARYCGPKNRIARRFGANIFGRGRNPLLRKPNPPGQHGMQRKKKSDYGLQLEEKQKLKACYGMILEKQLVKAYKEVVHKQGNVAQMFLEKFECRLDNIVYRLGFAKTIFAAQQLVSHGHVLVNGKKVDRRSFFVRPGMQISLKEKSRRLAIVTESLENKDQSSLPAYLSLDKAAFKGELVVSPELDQISSQLPLPVNVSVICEFLSHRT
- a CDS encoding deoxyribonuclease IV; the encoded protein is MFVLPPPQEPLLGAHTSAAGGLHNALYEGRDIGATTIQLFTANQRQWKRRSLTQNMIEQFQTALDETSLSYIMSHAGYLNNPGAPNPEILEKTRICMYQEIADCIALGISFVNFHPGAALSDSKESCLDRAITSFSQMAPLFETNPPLVVLLETTAGQGSLIGSSFEELAYLIQGIKAHIPVGVCLDTCHIFAAGYDISSPEGWEQVLKHFDEVIGLSFLRAIHLNDSIFPLGKNKDRHAPIGEGCIGSESFCFLMRDERTRKLPKYLETPGGPDLWTKEIRYLQKVS